The Pirellulales bacterium sequence GCACGATGGGCGAGGCCCCAGAGGCGTTCGTGCTGGTCGAATCTCCCGAGCAAGTCGATCGTCTCGATTTTCCGACCGGCACGAAGCTGGCATATCTCACGCAGACGACGCTCTCGGTGGACGACGCCAACCGGATCATTGGCCGCTTGAAGGAGCGGTTCCCGGAGATCGTCGGCCCGCCGAAGGAAGACATCTGCTACGCGACGCAGAATCGCCAGGAAGCAGTTCGGCAATTGGCCCGCGAGGCCGACATCGCGCTGGTGCTCGGGAGCCAGAACAGCTCGAACAGCCAACGCTTAGCCGAGCTGGCAATGGAAACGGGCGTTCGCGCCCATCTCATCGACGGCCCCGCCGATCTGGACCTGACGTGGTTCCGCGGCGACGAGACCGTGCTAATTACTGCCGGGGCCAGCGCGCCGGAATCGGTAGTCGAAAAATGCGTGGCTTTGTTACGCGACAAGTTCTCGGCCACCGTCGAGCCGCGCTCGATCCGGGAAGAAGAAGTTTACTTCCCGCTGCCGAAGGAACTGCGGACGGTCGGGCGATAGCGGGCTTCGATTTTGGATTTGCGATTTTGGATTGCGGAGGTGAACTCCAACCCCGGACCATCCCGCCGTTTACAATTCCGCCTGCGGACGCTGAATCCAAAATCCAAAATCGGCAATCCAAAATCCGATCACCGCGGCTTGGCGAAAACTGCCGAGTCGGTCAGCGGCGTATCGACTTCGCCGTGGATGTAGGTCTTGAGGTAATGGTTTTCCATCGTCAGGTGGTCGTGCTGGGCCTTGACGATGTCGCCGATCGAAACGATGCCGATCAAACGGCCGTCG is a genomic window containing:
- the ispH gene encoding 4-hydroxy-3-methylbut-2-enyl diphosphate reductase, coding for MRILLAGPRGFCAGVNMAIDTLDLSIQIFGTPIYVYHEIVHNRHVVERFCSQGAIFVDHLADVPEGSRLLFSAHGVSPEVRRLAAERRLKTIDATCPLVTKVHLEAVRFARQGYTILLVGHRGHDEVVGTMGEAPEAFVLVESPEQVDRLDFPTGTKLAYLTQTTLSVDDANRIIGRLKERFPEIVGPPKEDICYATQNRQEAVRQLAREADIALVLGSQNSSNSQRLAELAMETGVRAHLIDGPADLDLTWFRGDETVLITAGASAPESVVEKCVALLRDKFSATVEPRSIREEEVYFPLPKELRTVGR